Proteins encoded within one genomic window of Candidatus Cloacimonadota bacterium:
- a CDS encoding PTS sugar transporter subunit IIA — MNRLFQPELVKIVDGFETKSECLTYMTALLAESGCLNFPDRFLAAVQGREDIMSTGIGKGVAIPHARDLTVTCIKVAVCLVHQPLEYESVDDLPVQLVFMIAVPQSASKEYMKILRSLSEYLRQSENRNALINATSETELYHDVLKIEKIIADSINA; from the coding sequence ATGAACAGACTATTCCAACCCGAATTAGTGAAGATAGTGGATGGTTTCGAAACGAAATCCGAATGTCTGACCTATATGACAGCCCTGCTGGCGGAAAGCGGCTGCCTCAATTTTCCCGACCGGTTTTTGGCCGCGGTGCAAGGCCGCGAAGACATCATGAGCACCGGCATCGGCAAAGGCGTGGCCATCCCGCACGCGCGGGACCTGACCGTGACCTGCATCAAGGTGGCGGTTTGCCTGGTCCACCAGCCTTTAGAGTATGAAAGCGTGGACGACCTGCCTGTCCAGTTGGTGTTCATGATCGCCGTTCCCCAAAGCGCCAGCAAAGAATATATGAAGATCCTGCGCTCGCTCTCCGAATACCTGCGGCAGAGCGAGAACCGCAATGCCCTGATCAACGCAACCAGCGAAACGGAATTGTACCATGATGTGCTCAAAATTGAAAAGATCATTGCTGACAGCATTAATGCTTAG
- a CDS encoding PorV/PorQ family protein, whose product MLTALMLSVCLLPLLAVNDEAGTTGFASLKNVYSARAIAMGQSLTGETSNPDGLHFNPASIIKIDGNEVGTTYTNAFVGSQGGQLQYLWPKDRFTAWGFALKYMNLGLMERTEVDQNGDLVSTGETFGASNIVASASLAKYISDAVDLGGSLKVIYDQIDSSSSTAAMLDLGLIHHPANEKLKIGLSLRNIGLQLTRYSDSDYKEKLPFTFAAGMTYDFKPGLMASLEIGKATGENIVGKAGVEYELTPAFDLRGGFRTSAGDGYNGGTLAFLSGLSLGAGWNWNNYRVDYGVSSYGDLGWINQLSLSYEF is encoded by the coding sequence TTGCTGACAGCATTAATGCTTAGCGTCTGTCTGCTGCCTTTGCTGGCGGTGAACGACGAGGCCGGCACCACCGGTTTCGCCAGCCTGAAAAACGTTTATTCCGCCCGGGCCATCGCCATGGGCCAGTCTCTCACGGGTGAAACCAGCAATCCGGACGGGCTGCATTTCAACCCCGCCTCCATCATCAAGATCGACGGCAATGAGGTTGGAACCACCTACACCAACGCTTTCGTGGGCTCCCAGGGCGGCCAGTTGCAGTATCTCTGGCCCAAGGACCGTTTCACGGCCTGGGGTTTTGCCCTCAAATACATGAATCTGGGCCTGATGGAACGCACCGAGGTAGACCAGAACGGCGACCTGGTCTCCACCGGCGAAACCTTTGGCGCGAGCAATATAGTCGCCAGCGCTTCCCTGGCCAAATACATCTCGGACGCCGTGGACCTGGGTGGTTCCCTCAAAGTGATCTACGACCAGATCGACAGCAGTTCCTCCACAGCCGCAATGCTGGATCTGGGCCTCATCCACCATCCGGCCAACGAAAAACTCAAGATCGGGCTCAGCCTGCGCAACATCGGCCTGCAGCTAACCCGCTACTCGGATTCCGATTACAAGGAAAAACTACCCTTCACCTTCGCGGCCGGCATGACCTACGATTTCAAGCCCGGACTGATGGCCAGCCTAGAGATCGGCAAGGCCACCGGAGAAAACATTGTGGGCAAGGCCGGGGTGGAATACGAACTCACGCCCGCCTTCGACCTGCGCGGAGGTTTCAGGACCAGTGCCGGGGACGGCTATAACGGCGGGACTTTGGCCTTCCTTTCCGGGCTTTCCCTGGGTGCCGGCTGGAACTGGAACAATTACCGCGTGGATTATGGTGTTTCCTCCTACGGCGACTTGGGCTGGATCAACCAGCTTAGTCTCAGCTACGAATTCTGA
- the ribE gene encoding 6,7-dimethyl-8-ribityllumazine synthase — protein MKTIEGNLVSKGYSFALVVSRFNELVSRKLMEGAIDCLVRHEVSEDDITVIWVPGAFEIPQMAKAAAQSDRFDAVICLGAVIRGGTPHFEYVASEVSKGVAQVALSQSKPVIFGVLTTDTIEQALERAGTKAGNKGFSAASAALEMLNLMAELKLGTEA, from the coding sequence ATGAAAACCATAGAAGGTAATCTGGTTTCAAAGGGCTACAGCTTCGCCCTGGTGGTCAGCCGCTTTAACGAACTGGTGAGCCGAAAATTGATGGAAGGGGCGATCGACTGCCTGGTCCGTCACGAAGTTTCAGAGGATGACATCACGGTGATCTGGGTGCCCGGCGCCTTTGAGATCCCGCAAATGGCCAAGGCCGCGGCCCAGAGCGACAGGTTCGACGCCGTTATCTGCCTCGGCGCGGTGATCCGGGGAGGCACTCCCCACTTTGAATATGTGGCTTCCGAAGTTAGCAAGGGTGTGGCCCAGGTGGCCCTGAGCCAGTCCAAACCCGTGATCTTCGGTGTGCTTACCACCGACACGATCGAACAGGCCCTGGAACGCGCCGGCACCAAAGCAGGGAACAAAGGTTTTTCCGCTGCCAGCGCGGCTTTGGAAATGCTGAACCTAATGGCGGAACTCAAGCTTGGGACTGAGGCGTAA
- the nusB gene encoding transcription antitermination factor NusB — MGLRRKSRELAAQTLYALDFRELDPEFLEYGMLNSYPELLNELAELEKLQNSAPVVDFADDLVKNAIINRTEIIQEIEKHSEHWSVANISRMDRGVLHIAVYELLFTDTPPAVVINEALEIAKKFCGEGAVKFLNGILDSLNKELRARESIEGLPG, encoded by the coding sequence TTGGGACTGAGGCGTAAGTCCCGCGAGCTGGCGGCTCAAACCTTGTACGCGCTTGATTTCCGGGAACTGGATCCAGAGTTTCTGGAATACGGGATGTTGAACAGCTATCCGGAGCTGTTGAACGAGCTGGCCGAGCTGGAAAAGCTGCAGAACTCAGCACCGGTGGTCGATTTTGCCGATGATCTGGTGAAAAACGCGATCATAAACCGGACCGAGATCATCCAGGAAATCGAGAAACACAGCGAGCACTGGAGCGTTGCCAACATTTCCCGCATGGACCGTGGCGTTTTGCACATCGCGGTCTATGAACTGCTTTTCACCGATACTCCCCCGGCCGTGGTGATCAACGAAGCGCTCGAGATCGCCAAGAAATTCTGCGGTGAAGGCGCGGTGAAGTTCCTCAACGGGATCCTGGATTCCCTGAACAAGGAATTGCGCGCACGCGAGAGCATCGAGGGCCTGCCCGGCTGA
- a CDS encoding radical SAM protein — protein MLTLLFRMLGYWLMKHLGFPRLLPMNYTVSLLYTCNSRCSTCNIWKKKAQNFTVDEYAKAFKKIGRSPYWITFSGGEPFLRKDIVEVVSTIYQSSRPHIINIPTNGILTGTIVEKTAAIAKACPKAQVIINVSLDGIEEQHDEIRKVPGNYKKAVGTFQKLKALQVPNLAVGIHTVISQLNVETFPAIANELLRLKPDSYITEIAEERVELDTIGANITPSLVAYKSAIDFLIHRIKNEKYKGMNKITMAFRIEYYNLVKRILRDERQVLPCYSGVASAQISPDGDVWSCCIKARSLGNLRSGKYNFREIWFNHESELERRSIHKKQCWCPLANAAYTNMLMDLPTLLRVFWRSTIKWWK, from the coding sequence ATGCTCACTCTGCTATTCAGGATGCTCGGATACTGGCTGATGAAACACCTCGGCTTTCCCCGCCTCCTGCCCATGAACTACACCGTCAGCCTGCTCTACACCTGCAATTCACGCTGTAGCACCTGCAACATTTGGAAAAAGAAGGCCCAGAACTTCACGGTGGATGAATACGCGAAAGCCTTCAAGAAGATCGGCCGATCGCCCTACTGGATCACTTTCAGCGGTGGAGAGCCGTTTCTTCGCAAGGACATCGTGGAAGTGGTCTCCACCATCTACCAGAGCTCGCGGCCCCACATCATCAACATTCCCACCAACGGCATCCTCACCGGTACCATCGTGGAAAAAACCGCCGCCATCGCCAAAGCCTGCCCCAAGGCCCAGGTGATCATCAACGTTTCCCTGGACGGCATTGAAGAGCAACACGACGAGATCCGCAAAGTACCCGGCAACTACAAAAAAGCCGTGGGCACCTTCCAAAAACTCAAGGCCCTGCAGGTGCCCAACCTGGCGGTGGGCATCCATACCGTGATCTCCCAGCTCAATGTGGAAACCTTCCCGGCCATCGCCAACGAACTGCTACGCCTCAAGCCGGATTCCTACATCACCGAGATCGCCGAGGAGAGGGTGGAGCTGGATACCATCGGTGCCAATATCACACCCAGCCTCGTGGCCTATAAATCCGCCATCGATTTTCTCATTCACCGCATTAAAAACGAAAAGTACAAGGGGATGAACAAGATCACCATGGCCTTCAGGATCGAGTATTACAACCTGGTGAAACGCATTCTGCGCGACGAACGCCAGGTGCTGCCCTGCTATTCCGGAGTAGCCTCAGCCCAGATCTCGCCGGACGGGGATGTCTGGAGCTGCTGCATCAAGGCCAGGTCTCTGGGCAACCTGCGCTCCGGCAAATACAATTTCCGTGAGATCTGGTTCAACCACGAATCGGAACTCGAGCGCCGCTCCATCCATAAAAAACAGTGTTGGTGCCCCCTGGCCAACGCGGCCTACACCAACATGCTGATGGACCTGCCCACGCTGCTGCGGGTTTTTTGGCGCAGCACGATCAAATGGTGGAAATAA
- a CDS encoding glycosyltransferase: MERDNALICSLGVFAYNEADNIIPLLEALCAQKLQRARIAEIIVVSSASTDGTDALVEDFALGEPRVRLIRQARREGKSSAINLFLAEAVSPILMVISGDVIPAPATIEKLAAAFSDPKVGASGGRPVPVNPANTFMGFAVHLLWRLHHRMAMISPKLGEMIAFRKLMDSIPADSAVDEASIEAIVRSHGLKLRYIPEAVISNKGPTNLKDFIKQRRRIQNGHLWLKQKQDYRVVSQDGGTLLRIIFDELRERPASAPKVVAVMALEIYCRLLGAWDYYAKGKNPFAWDIARSTKDLGR; this comes from the coding sequence TTGGAACGGGATAACGCTCTGATTTGCTCTTTGGGTGTGTTTGCCTACAATGAGGCGGACAACATTATCCCCCTGCTGGAAGCCCTTTGCGCCCAGAAACTGCAGCGGGCCAGGATCGCGGAGATCATTGTGGTTTCCAGCGCCAGCACGGACGGAACCGACGCCCTGGTGGAGGATTTTGCCCTTGGCGAACCGCGGGTGCGCTTGATCCGCCAGGCCAGGCGGGAAGGTAAATCCAGCGCCATCAACCTCTTTCTGGCGGAAGCCGTTTCACCCATCCTGATGGTGATCTCCGGCGACGTGATCCCAGCGCCCGCCACCATCGAAAAACTGGCTGCGGCTTTCTCCGACCCAAAGGTGGGGGCCAGCGGCGGCAGACCCGTTCCCGTGAATCCTGCCAACACTTTCATGGGCTTCGCCGTGCATCTGCTCTGGCGCCTGCATCACCGCATGGCCATGATCTCGCCCAAACTGGGTGAGATGATAGCCTTCCGCAAACTCATGGATTCCATCCCGGCCGATTCGGCCGTTGACGAAGCCAGCATCGAGGCCATCGTCCGTTCGCACGGGCTAAAACTGCGTTACATACCGGAAGCCGTCATCAGCAACAAGGGCCCCACGAATTTGAAGGATTTCATCAAACAGCGCCGCCGCATCCAGAACGGCCATCTCTGGCTGAAGCAAAAACAGGACTACAGGGTTGTTTCCCAAGACGGCGGCACCCTGCTCCGGATCATCTTCGACGAGTTGCGCGAGCGCCCTGCCTCAGCACCCAAAGTTGTTGCCGTGATGGCTTTGGAGATCTACTGCCGTCTGCTGGGCGCCTGGGATTATTACGCCAAAGGCAAAAACCCCTTCGCCTGGGATATCGCCCGGTCCACCAAGGACCTGGGCCGTTAA